A DNA window from Calliphora vicina chromosome 1, idCalVici1.1, whole genome shotgun sequence contains the following coding sequences:
- the LOC135951925 gene encoding uncharacterized protein LOC135951925, with product MSQPSSGSSPAGTKIVSQQVAPSVAGVSSLPASSHVAGTSLAPSAAGVPPQNVSTIDVTTNQPIVIAPSVAGVPTSSTAAGTTYAIATTVANVQHNQQNFAENNLSSSAQLNLEGLQSQINILQAQMLNAQRALSIATNANSTPSSSAAMPQPSNMAPPVTGTSEVNVDNSASANVDCTERRTPFSSVSCNENNFSNLCGSQPLPPNFRLSQNGGSLLMHRKIYDLPDFSGSPEDWPMFSTAFNQSTAVYNYNNFENCLRLQKALKGDARECVKSLLIHADNVSMVMEQLCFQYGRPEMLIRCQLQQVKEISPISENAVDKLVPFAVKVRNLAAFLETANGQQHLANPTLMEELVGKLPMSKRMEWARCASTIKPYPTILDFSKWLKDVADLVRMVQTTSGNRQNNEPKRKVVLHAADGQRKQQECPMCQANHKIFDCRKFGSLSVPNRWSEVKKMRLCFSCLGSGHSSRFCRYRKTCPVDGCLRKHNKLLHDVKINDGGNNTLSSESPAPSGSTNENESVLSCVSKAADKGVLLFRVVPIELYGPSNKIETYALLDEGSSVTMVDSSLVKKLGLQGHQSQLNLNWYAGKASQETATVVDMHISGIGKQRKYALLNVYGVSNLKLPAQSFNMDLSRHPGLPIKLYNDVVPKVLIGFDHSHLGLPDEIVSLDENGPYAANTPLGWVVFGKMMGKQSSENLCLLSVQPEQRLYDLVANYFETENFGVKLLPVIESKDDLRARKIMNETTVKIDGRFQTRLLWREDDVVLPDSYSMALNRLVGIERKMNRSPEFGAAYKSIMRDYLSKRYVRKLSPIEAADLCPRTWYLPHFGVINPNKPGKIRLVFDAAATVEGVSLNSKLLKGPQQYKPLPSVLFNFRVGAVAVCGDIKEMFHQVIVAPEDRCSQRFLWREDTREPPDSYEMLVMTFGAACSPCVAHYVKETNALSYRDKYPRAVKSIVNHHYVDDFVDSFPTQARAIEIAKQVRDIHKSAGFELRNFSSNSSKVIVALKGTVESPVNFSSDVNQLQSEKILGMYWQPKDDTFRFNLKFHNVNADVIEGMRCPTKRELLSVVMSVFDPLGFLSYYMITAKLLMREVWRHNIRWDDALPGELNEMWNNWRQELQNVIHVKVPRFYFRNGVPSRLELHIFVDASEDAFGAVSYWRSINADNKIEVTFVAAKTRCAPLKAMSIPRLELQAAVLGTRLMGTILKEHSIKVSRIVCWSDSTTVVSWIGSESRRYKPFVAHRITEILDSTSPADWRWLPTNLNVADETTRMKSQVNFSDDCRWFTGPKFLYEYEDEWPKTQEIPTCSLYTEELRPKFALLVNTPVVFEFDRFSSYLKLKRTIAWVLRFINRCQKKIGPEEGNGLTTAELKSADICLCRQAQREKFSAEIEIIKNEGTLPKSSELYALTPYMDENSLLRVYGRVDAASWLPLDIRRPIILPSFHPFTELFVAHVHEKMKHQHFEATVCEIRRSFWIPRLRKILRKRVSNCFICRFRRTLPVPPLMGSLPKDRLTPYIRPFSYTGLDYFGPVIVTVGRRHEKRWVA from the coding sequence ATGAGCCAGCCTAGTAGTGGTTCCTCGCCTGCCggaacaaaaattgtttctcAACAAGTGGCTCCATCGGTCGCCGGAGTTTCTTCTTTGCCTGCCAGTTCCCATGTCGCCGGAACATCTTTGGCTCCCTCCGCCGCTGGAGTGCCTCCACAAAACGTAAGTACCATTGACGTCACAACAAATCAACCAATTGTAATTGCTCCTTCTGTCGCCGGAGTGCCTACAAGTTCCACCGCCGCCGGAACAACTTATGCCATAGCTACCACAGTTGCCAATGTTCAACATAACCAACaaaattttgctgaaaataatTTAAGCTCTTCTGCACAGCTTAATTTGGAAGGCCTTCAAAGTCAGATCAACATTCTTCAGGCCCAGATGTTAAATGCCCAGCGAGCGTTGTCGATTGCCACAAACGCTAATTCGACGCCGAGTTCTTCAGCCGCCATGCCACAGCCATCCAATATGGCGCCGCCAGTAACGGGTACCAGCGAAGTCAACGTTGACAATTCTGCCTCAGCCAACGTTGACTGCACTGAACGTCGTACGCCATTTTCTTCGGTAAGCtgcaatgaaaataatttttcgaatttgtgtGGAAGTCAACCGTTGCCGCCAAATTTCCGATTGTCTCAAAATGGTGGTTCGTTATTGATGCATcgaaaaatttatgatttaccGGATTTTAGTGGCTCGCCTGAAGATTGGCCCATGTTCTCAACGGCTTTTAATCAATCGACTGctgtttataattataataattttgaaaattgtttaaggcTCCAAAAAGCTTTGAAGGGTGATGCCCGTGAATGTGTGAAGTCGTTGCTGATCCATGCAGATAACGTGAGTATGGTTATGGAACAATTGTGTTTTCAATATGGTCGCCCAGAGATGCTTATTCGTTGCCAGCTACAACAAGTGAAAGAAATTTCGCCCATTAGTGAAAATGCTGTGGATAAACTTGTGCCCTTTGCTGTTAAAGTGCGGAATCTTGCCGCCTTTTTGGAAACTGCTAATGGACAACAGCATTTAGCTAATCCAACATTAATGGAAGAATTGGTCGGAAAGCTTCCAATGAGTAAACGAATGGAGTGGGCCCGCTGTGCCTCAACAATAAAACCATACCCAACTATTTTAGATTTTAGCAAATGGCTCAAAGATGTTGCTGATTTGGTAAGAATGGTGCAAACTACAAGTGGAAATCGTCAAAATAATGAACCCAAAAGAAAAGTTGTCCTTCATGCTGCTGATGGTCAACGTAAACAACAAGAATGCCCTATGTGCCAggcaaatcataaaatatttgattgtaGAAAATTTGGTTCATTAAGTGTGCCTAATCGTTGGAGTGAAGTGAAAAAAATGAGGTTATGTTTTTCGTGTCTGGGTAGTGGACATTCGAGTAGATTTTGCCGTTATCGAAAGACGTGTCCCGTGGATGGTTGTCTAAGAAAACATAACAAATTATTACATGATGTCAAAATTAATGATGGTGGAAATAATACGCTTTCGTCTGAGTCGCCTGCTCCAAGTGGTTCCACAAATGAAAATGAGTCTGTTCTTAGCTGTGTGTCTAAAGCTGCAGATAAAGGTGTGTTGTTGTTCCGAGTGGTGCCAATTGAGCTTTATGGTCCCAGTAACAAAATTGAAACCTATGCGTTGTTGGATGAAGGTTCATCGGTTACTATGGTGGACAGCTCCTTGGTGAAGAAACTTGGTCTTCAGGGGCATCAAAGtcaattgaatttgaattggTATGCTGGTAAGGCATCACAAGAAACGGCAACAGTGGTTGATATGCACATAAGTGGAATTGGTAAGCAGAGAAAATATGCCTTGCTAAACGTTTATGgagtttcaaatttaaaattgccggcCCAAAGCTTCAATATGGATTTAAGTCGCCATCCTGGTTTGCCCATTAAATTATATAATGATGTTGTTCCCAAAGTTCTGATTGGATTCGATCATTCTCATCTGGGACTTCCTGATGAAATTGTGTCTCTGGATGAAAATGGTCCATATGCTGCTAACACCCCATTAGGATGGGTCGTATTTGGGAAAATGATGGGTAAGCAATCTAGCGAAAATTTGTGTCTTTTGTCAGTTCAGCCAGAGCAAAGACTCTATGACTTAGtggcaaattattttgaaacggAGAATTTTGGTGTGAAGTTATTGCCGGTCATAGAATCAAAGGATGACTTACGGGCTCGGAAAATTATGAACGAAACTACAGTTAAGATTGATGGTAGATTCCAAACTCGGCTCTTGTGGCGTGAAGATGATGTTGTGTTGCCTGATAGCTACTCCATGGCTCTAAATAGACTTGTTGGTATTGAGCGAAAGATGAATAGAAGTCCTGAATTTGGTGCTGCCTACAAATCCATCATGAGGGATTATTTGTCCAAGAGGTATGTACGTAAATTGTCGCCTATTGAAGCTGCTGATTTGTGCCCCAGGACTTGGTATCTTCCGCATTTTGGAGTGATTAATCCTAATAAGCCAGGAAAAATTCGTTTAGTGTTTGATGCTGCCGCAACTGTTGAAGGTGTTTCCCTGAATTCTAAACTGCTAAAAGGCCCGCAGCAATATAAGCCTCTGCCAtccgttttatttaattttcgagTTGGTGCTGTAGCAGTGTGTGGGGACATCAAAGAAATGTTTCACCAAGTTATTGTAGCTCCTGAAGATAGATGCTCTCAAAGATTTCTTTGGCGTGAAGACACTAGAGAACCACCTGATTCTTATGAAATGCTAGTCATGACTTTTGGTGCTGCTTGCTCGCCTTGTGTAGCCCATTATGTCAAAGAAACAAATGCCCTAAGCTATCGTGATAAATATCCTCGTGCAGTGAAGTCGATTGTTAATCATCATTATGTAGATGATTTTGTGGATAGTTTTCCGACGCAAGCAAGGGCCATTGAGATTGCCAAACAAGTGCGCGACATTCATAAATCAGCTGGGTTTGAACTACGTAATTTTTCATCGAACTCTTCTAAAGTAATTGTGGCTCTTAAAGGTACAGTGGAAAGTCCGGTGAATTTTTCCAGCGATGTCAACCAGCTACAATCAGAGAAGATACTTGGTATGTATTGGCAACCTAAAGATGATACTTTCAGGTTCAATTTGAAGTTCCACAACGTGAATGCTGATGTTATAGAAGGTATGAGGTGTCCAACAAAACGCGAGCTTTTAAGTGTGGTTATGTCCGTTTTTGATCCACTTGGTTTCCTGAGCTACTACATGATAACGGCAAAGTTACTGATGCGTGAAGTTTGGAGACACAATATACGATGGGATGATGCATTGCCCGGAGAATTAAACGAGATGTGGAATAATTGGCGCCAAGAGCTACAAAATGTCATCCATGTTAAAGTGCCtcgattttattttagaaatggtGTTCCTTCTCGCCTGGAACTACATATTTTTGTCGACGCTAGTGAAGATGCATTTGGTGCCGTGTCATACTGGAGGTCTATAAATGCTGATAATAAAATTGAAGTGACTTTTGTAGCTGCAAAAACTAGATGTGCTCCTCTGAAAGCAATGAGTATTCCTCGGCTCGAACTTCAGGCTGCTGTATTGGGTACTCGTTTGATGGGTACAATTTTGAAGGAACATTCCATTAAGGTATCAAGAATCGTTTGCTGGAGTGATTCAACCACCGTAGTTAGTTGGATTGGATCTGAAAGCCGAAGATATAAACCCTTTGTTGCCCATAGAATTACTGAGATTCTTGATTCTACTAGCCCAGCAGATTGGAGATGGCTGCCAACAAATCTTAATGTTGCCGATGAAACTACAAGAATGAAAAGCCAGGTTAATTTTTCAGATGATTGCCGCTGGTTTACGGGACCTAAATTTCTATACGAATATGAAGATGAATGGCCAAAAACGCAAGAAATACCTACTTGTAGCCTATACACTGAAGAACTTCGTCCCAAATTTGCTTTGCTGGTAAATACCCCTGTTGTTTTTGAATTCGATAGATTTTCatcatatttgaaattaaaacgtACGATTGCCTGGGTGTTACGTTTTATAAATCGTTGCCAAAAGAAGATTGGTCCTGAAGAAGGAAATGGTTTAACTACTGCAGAGTTAAAAAGTGCTGACATTTGTCTTTGCCGTCAAGCCCAACGAGAAAAATTTAGcgctgaaattgaaattattaaaaatgaaggTACTTTGCCCAAAAGTAGTGAGTTGTATGCCCTGACTCCATATATGGATGAAAATTCATTACTTCGAGTTTATGGTCGTGTGGATGCAGCTAGTTGGTTACCATTGGATATAAGGCGTCCGATTATATTACCGTCGTTTCATCCTTTCACCGAGTTGTTTGTGGCCCATGTACACGAAAAAATGAAACATCAACATTTTGAAGCTACAGTTTGTGAAATTCGAAGATCATTTTGGATTCCCCGCCTTAGAAAAATTTTACGTAAGCGTGTTTctaattgttttatttgcagATTTCGTCGTACATTGCCGGTGCCACCACTTATGGGTTCTTTGCCAAAAGACAGATTGACGCCATATATTCGTCCATTTTCCTACACTGGATTGGACTACTTTGGTCCAGTTATTGTAACCGTTGGTCGTCGCCATGAAAAACGTTGGGTGGCCTGA